Sequence from the uncultured Flavobacterium sp. genome:
AACTCGAACAATTATTGAAAAATAATCCGGAGGAAAAATTGATTTTGCCATCGATGTATAATTTGTATAAAATCTATCAAATTACAAATCCTGCACGAGCAGAAAGAGTAAAATCTGATATTACTTCAAATTATCCAAACTCTAGATACGCACAAATTTTAAGCAATAGTAATACAGATAATTTAGCATCAGCGGATAAGGAATATCAAAAATGGTACAAGTTATTTCAGGAAGAACAGTTTGATACCGTTCTGGATAATATAGATAATTTGATTAATCAATATTCCGGTGACGAAATTGTTTCTAAATATGAATTGCTAAAAGCGAATACTTTAGGGAAAGTAAATGGTCTGGCAGCATACAAAAAAGCATTAGAAGGAGTTGCAGATAATTATCCAAATACTGATGAAGGAAAAAATGCGCGCGAAATTCTAGAGAAGCAAATTCCAAGTTTAGAAAAAATGGATTTTACTGCTGTTGATGGTAAAAACTGGAAAATTATTTATGCAGTTCCAAAAGGCGATACAAAAACGGTAAAACAAATTGAAGAAGCTATCAAGAAATTTTTATCAGTTGAAAATTTTGAAAGACTTACAACTTCTTTCGACAAATACAATAAAACAGAAAGTTTTGTAGTTATTCATGGTTTAAAATCTGAAGCTTATGCAAAAGATGTTTCGGAGCTTTTAAGAGATGAAAAACCATATAAAATTTCGCATCCTGCAATCATTATCTCAAGTGATAATTATACAGTAATTCAAATTAAAAAAAATCTAGAAGCTTATTTAGCGCCTAAAAATCCATAATCATGTTTGATAAAGTCAAAAAAAACGGAACAGAACTTCTTGGAAAAACAAATAGAATCGTAGAAGGAACTTCAATAATTGGTGATATCGTTTCAAAAGCTGATTTTAGATTAGACGGTGAATTAATTGGAAATTTTACATCGCAAGGCAAGCTGGTTATTGGAGTATCGGGCAGTATCAAAGGAGAAATTGTTTGTAACAATGCCGATATCGAAGGTGAATTTCAAGGAAAAATAAAAGTTTTAGAAGTCCTTAATATAAAAGCAACGGCTCGAATTCATGGAGAAGTTGCCGTTGGAAAATTATCTATAGAACCTGGAGCTGATTTTACAGCAACTTGTACAATGTTAACAAATACCACTAAAGAAGTTACATTAAAAGATGGAAAAGGAGCCCAAGAAGAACTCAAACAATAATAAATGGTTAGTATTTATTAATATTCCCATTCAAATGGGAGTAATTATTTTTATATTTTCCTATGCGGGAGTTAAGTTAGATCAGAAGTATTCAAACGGTGGTTCTTTGTGGACAATTATTTTTTCTTTATTTTCGGTTTTTTTAGCACTTTATAATGTTTTAAGACAAGTAAAAAATTTGAATAAATAATGAACAAAACGATTGATTTCCTAAAGTATTTTATCCCTTTTTCTGTTGTACTATTTGTTGTACAATATTTTACCATGCAATTTTTATCTGATAAATTCACATTCATGTATTCTACATGGAGTATTTATTTATTCAATATTGTTGCTACTTTTTTGGTATACCTATTTTTGATTTTTGTAAATAAAAATTTTCCAAATTATACTGGATTCGCTTTTCTTGGCGCCAGTTTTTTTAGAATGATGTTAGCCATCCTTTTTTTAATTCCTTTGATAAAAGCACATGTTAAAAGTCCAATTGTAGACATAAGTGCATTTTTTATCCCTTATTTTTTATTTTTACTTTTCGAAACATATTTCACAATTCGCTTAATAAACAAAGGTTAATTGCTTTATTGACAGTAAGATTGGTTGTAAAAAGCTTAAATATTAAAAATTACACCTATAAATTTTCAATTTTCAATTTTAAATGTACCTTTGCAAAAAATTTTTGGAACCTAAAATTAGATACAGATTTAATAATGATAATTTCAAATAAACCAGTCCAGTACTTATTAGTTAGCTTATTAGCACTTACTTCGTCGATTAATTTCGCCTCAACCCCTGTTGATACTGTTTCAGTAAAACATGAAACTGTTGAGTCAACAGAGGCAAGTCATGCGACAAGTGGTCATGGAGAATCTGTTGGTCACGAAATAGAAAAAGAATTCAATGCAAGCGAATTGATTAATTCTCACATTGGAGATTCTCACGATTTTCATATTGCTGATTGGGATGGTCATCCTATCTCTTTTAGCCTTCCAGTTATTTTATGGACAAATAGTGGATTGGAAATTTTCTCATCAGCAAAATTTCACCACGATAATACAGGTGAACATATAGTTGATATTAACGGTCAAAAATTAGTTCGTTATAAAGAAATAATTTTTTATGCTGATAAATTTGAAGAAATGACAGCTGACCAAAGAGACAATGGAGCTTTTGCTTTTGATGCAAGACCTTTAGATTTTTCTATCACTAAGAATGTTTTTTCTATGTTGATGTCTGCAATCATTTTGTTTTTCTTATTTTTTGCTGTAGCAAGATCATATAAGAAAAACCCAAATGCACCAAAAGGATTAGCTGGATTTTTAGAGCCGCTAGTTACTTTTGTTAGAGACGAAATTGCTGTTCCAAATATTGGTACAAAAAAGGCTGGAAAATATATGCCATACCTTTTAACTATATTTTTCTTTATTTGGATTAACAACCTTATTGGTTTAATTCCATTCTTCCCATTCAGTTCTAACTTAACAGGTAATATCTACTTTACATTTGTAATGGCTTTTATTACTTTCATCGTTACAACTTTAAGCGGAAACAAATCATACTGGGGACATATTTTCAATACACCGGGAGTTCCTGTGTGGTTGGCTCCAATTATGATTCCTGTAGAAATCATCGGAATGTTGACTAAACCATTTGCATTAATGATTCGTTTATTCGCAAACATTACTGCTGGTCACATTATCATTTTGAGTTTAGTTTCTTTAATTTTCATTTTCAAAAGTATTGCTGTAGGACCAGTTGCCGGAGCATTCGTATTGTTCATGAGTGTTTTAGAAATGTTAGTTGCTGCTTTGCAAGCGTATGTATTTACTTTGCTTTCAGCATTATTTATTGGTCAGGCTGTTGAAGAGCACGATCATCATTAATTAGAGTTTTATTAATTATTAACTATATAAATTTATTATTATGGTATTAGCTGGAATCGGAGCTGGATTAGCTGTAATTGGTGCAGGTCTTGGTATTGGAAAAATTGGTGGTTCTGCAATGGACGCTATCGCTCGTCAACCAGAAGCTGCTGGAAAAATCCAGACTGCTATGATTATTGCTGCTGCACTTATTGAAGGTGTTGCACTTTTCGCAGTAGTTGTTGCGTTAATCGCAAAATAATTTACATTTAAAACTTCCTGTAGCGGTTGGCTTCAGGAAGTTTTTTTAAAAAACTACAAAACAATTTTTAAATATATACTGTTATGCAATTAACTTCACCAGAAAGTTTAATTTTTTGGACAACAATTATCTTTATTGTTTTCTTCATTCTTTTGGCAAAATTTGCTTGGAAACCTATTTTAGGAGCTGTAAAAAGCCGTGAGGAATCTATCAACAATGCTTTAGCATCTGCAGAAGCTGCACGTTTAGAAATGCAAAATTTAACTGCAGACAATGAGCGTATCTTGAAAGAAGCTCGTGCAGAACGTGACGCAATGTTAAAAGAAGCTCGTGAAATGAAAGAGCAAATGATAGCTGATTCTAAAAATGAAGCACAAGAGCAAGGTCAAAAATTGATTGCTCAAGCTAAATTGGCAATAGAAAATGAAAAAAATGCAGCTATGGCTGAATTGAAATCTCAAGTTTCAACTTTATCATTAAGCATTGCTGAAAAATTATTGAAGGATGAATTATCTAACAAAGAATCTCAAACTAAATTAGTTGAGAAAATGTTAGGTGACGTAAAGTTAAACTAAGATTATGGCAAGTACAAGAGCAGCAATTCGTTATGCACAAGCAATTCTAGACTTAGCAAACTCTAAAGGTGTTGCCGAAGCTGTTAGTAACGATATGAAATCAATTGCTTCAACAATTGGTTCCAATTTAGAATTGAGTACCTTTATCCAAAGCCCAACTAAAGTTGAAGTTAAAGAAAGTGCTCTTTTAGAAGTTTTCGCAAATATAAATGGTGTAACTAAAGGCTTATTTCATTTATTATTCGAAAACAAAAGATTTGAAATTCTTGAGGCGATTGCTCTTGAATACAATAAATTATTTGATGAAAGTAATGGTGTTGAAGTAGCGAAAGTTACAACTGCTATTCCTATGGATGCTGCATTAGAAGCTAAAGTTTTGGCTAAAATTGCAACATTGTCAGATAAAAAAATAACAATAGAAAATATAGTAGATCCATCAATTATTGGAGGATTTATTTTAAGAATAGGTGATCAACAATACAATGCTTCTGTTGCAAACAGATTGCAGGTATTAAAAAGAGAGTTAAGTAATTAGTTTTATTACACATAAAAGTGTCTAAATTATAAATTTAAGATGGCGGAAATCAAACCTGCTGAAATTTCAGCAATATTAAGAAAGCAAGTAGAAGGTTTTGAATCTGGTGCTACGCTAGAGGAAGTAGGAACGGTACTTCAAGTTGGAGACGGTATTGCTCGTATTTACGGGCTATCTAATGTACAATACGGTGAGTTAGTTGAATTTGAAAACGGACTTGAAGCTATTGTATTGAACCTTGAAGAAGACAATGTTGGTGTGGTACTTTTAGGACCATCAACAGGAATCAAAGAAGGATCAACAGCAAAAAGAACACAACGTATTGCTTCTCTTAAAGTAGGTGAGCAAATGGTAGGACGTGTTGTTAACACTCTTGGTTTTCCAATTGATGGAAAAGGGCCAATTGGTGGAGACTTATACGAGATGCCTTTAGAAAGAAAAGCTCCTGGAGTTATCTTCCGTCAGCCAGTTACTGAGCCATTACAAACAGGTATTAAAGCGGTAGATGCTATGATCCCAGTTGGTCGTGGACAACGTGAGCTTGTTATTGGTGACCGTCAAACAGGTAAATCAACTGTTTGTATCGATACAATCTTAAATCAAAAAGAATTTTACGATGCAGGAAAACCTGTATTCTGTATATATGTTGCAATTGGGCAAAAAGCTTCAACTGTAGCAGGAATTGCTAAAATGTTAGAAGAAAAAGGTGCAATGGCTTATACAGTTATTGTTGCAGCTAACGCTTCTGATCCAGCTCCAATGCAAGTTTATGCTCCTTTCGCAGGTGCTGCAATTGGTGAGTATTTTAGAGATTCAGGTCGTCCAGCACTTATCGTGTATGATGATTTATCTAAACAAGCTGTTGCTTACCGTGAGGTTTCTCTTTTATTAAGAAGACCACCGGGACGTGAGGCATATCCTGGAGACGTTTTCTACTTACACTCTCGTTTATTAGAGCGTGCTTGTAAAGTAATTGCAGATAATGGAATTGCTAAAAACATGAACGATTTACCAGATTCTATTAAGTCTATCGTAAAAGGTGGTGGTTCATTAACTGCTTTACCAATTATCGAAACTCAGGCTGGTGACGTTTCTGCATATATTCCAACAAACGTAATTTCGATTACAGATGGTCAGATTTTCCTTGATGGAGATTTGTTCAACTCTGGAGTTCGTCCTGCGATCAACGTAGGTATCTCTGTATCTCGTGTTGGAGGTAATGCTCAGATTAAATCTATGAAAAAAGTTTCTGGAACTTTAAAATTAGACCAAGCTCAATTCCGTGAATTAGAAGCTTTCGCTAAATTTGGTTCTGACTTAGATTCTGTTACTTTAAACGTAATTGAAAAAGGAAAAAGAAACGTTGAAATCTTGAAACAAGGTTTGAACGATCCTTATCCAGTAGAAAATCAAGTAGCTATTATTTATGCAGGTTCTAAAAACTTATTGAAAAGTGTTCCTGTAAATAAAGTAAAAGAATTTGAAGCTGATTTCTTAGCTTACTTAAACAGCAAACATAAAGATACGCTTAACGCGTTGAAAGCTGGCAAGTTAGATGACAACATTACTGATGTTATCGAAAAAGCAGCAAAAGAAATTTCAGCAAAATATATCTAATTAGATAATTCGTAAATTAGATAATTAGAAAATATCTCAGGAGACTTTCTAATTATCTAATTTTCAAATTGTCACATTTTTTTAATCGACAAATGGCAAATTTAAAGGAAATCCGTAATAGAATTACTTCCGTTTCATCGACGATGCAAATTACATCGGCAATGAAAATGGTTTCTGCAGCAAAGCTTAAGAAAGCACAAGATGCAATCACTGCGATGCGCCCTTATGCCGAGAAATTAACGGAATTGTTGCAAAATCTTTCTGCTACACTTGATGGTGAAGTTGGAGGTGATTATACAACACAACGTGAAGTAAAAAAAGTATTGCTTGTTGCTATAACTTCAAACAGAGGTTTATGTGGAGCATTTAATGCAAATATTATTAAAGAAGTTAAAAATCGTGCTGCTTTTTATGCTGGTAAACAAGTAGATGTTTTTCCTATTGGTAAAAAAGGAAATGATGTACTAAGTAAATCTTTTAAAGCACACGGTCACCATAATGCAATTTTCGATCATTTGACTTTTGATAATGTTGCTGGAATTGCTGATAATTTGACTGAGAAATTTTTATCAGGAGAATATGACAGAATCGAATTGATCTACAATCAGTTTAAAAATGCTGCGACACAAATCGTTCAAACTGAACAATTTTTACCGTTAGCACCAATTAAATCTGATGTACCGGTTTCTGGTGGAGATTATATTTTCGAACCGTCAAAAGAAGAAATTGTGTTGACTTTGATTCCAAAGTCATTGAAAACTCAATTATACAAAGGTATTCGTGATTCATTTGCTTCAGAACATGGAGCACGTATGACAGCTATGCACAAAGCAACTGATAACGCAACTGAATTAAGAAACCAATTAAAATTGACTTACAATAAAGCACGTCAGGCAGCTATTACAAACGAAATTCTTGAAATCGTTGGTGGAGCAGAAGCTTTGAACGGATAAGATAATTTTTTTTTAAAATTTAAAAAGAGCTAACATTAACTTGTTAGCTCTTTTTTTTGTGCTAATTGTTGAATGAAAAATAGTGATGATTTTGTTTGATTTTCTACAAACGTACGTTTAAGTTAATTCTTACTTTTAACTATTGTTTATACCAATATTGATTTTTTATTAAGTATTTTTGGAGGCTATTTTAAATCTGAGTTTTAAAAATAGAGCAGAAAAAAGTAGGAATTTTTTCAAGCATAGATTCCGGTAAATAGATCTGATAATAAATTAGTTACATTATATTTTGAAAAAAGTATATATTTATACTTTTAAAAGTAGTAACTTTTTAACACTTTCTGCGTATAACATTTAACAACCAAAAAGTTATTAAAAAATAGATCACCTACAAACGATGACAAAAGAAAGTTTTAATTGGAAGAGTCTTTTCATTAATGATGAAACAGATCAATCAGAGGGCAAAGCTGCAACTCAACCGTCCGCCCCAATTTTACCAACCACAGACAATAAATTTCCGAATCAAGTCACAGAGTCATTTCCGACAAATTCATTAACAAACCCTTTCTTAAACGAAATTTTTGAAGTTTACGATAAAGGTTTTGAGTCATTGAACGAACCAGGATTTGATTTTTTTGAACTTTATAAGTCAGTTATGGCTGTTGGAGTAACAAATCCGCAAAGTTATCAGATGGCTTTTGCAATGGGAAAATCAATTAAATCTGATTTGACTAAAGATTTTCTTTTGCAAAAAGGAAGTTTTTATGTTACTGAAATTGAAAAAGTACATACTAAATATGATACTGTCGGTAAAAATAAAAAAGCCGAATTAGATAATACAATTACAAAAGAAAAATACAATTTATCCAAAAATATTTCTGAATTAGAAGCCAAGATTCTTGAACTTCAAAAAGAATTGGAAGCTAAGAAAATAGAACTTCAAAAAATTGATCCTGTTAATATGGAACAGCTTTCGGAGATTCAATTGAAAATGGAAGCAAATGATTTAGCAAAACAAAAAATATTAACCTC
This genomic interval carries:
- the atpG gene encoding ATP synthase F1 subunit gamma; the encoded protein is MANLKEIRNRITSVSSTMQITSAMKMVSAAKLKKAQDAITAMRPYAEKLTELLQNLSATLDGEVGGDYTTQREVKKVLLVAITSNRGLCGAFNANIIKEVKNRAAFYAGKQVDVFPIGKKGNDVLSKSFKAHGHHNAIFDHLTFDNVAGIADNLTEKFLSGEYDRIELIYNQFKNAATQIVQTEQFLPLAPIKSDVPVSGGDYIFEPSKEEIVLTLIPKSLKTQLYKGIRDSFASEHGARMTAMHKATDNATELRNQLKLTYNKARQAAITNEILEIVGGAEALNG
- the atpA gene encoding F0F1 ATP synthase subunit alpha, with translation MAEIKPAEISAILRKQVEGFESGATLEEVGTVLQVGDGIARIYGLSNVQYGELVEFENGLEAIVLNLEEDNVGVVLLGPSTGIKEGSTAKRTQRIASLKVGEQMVGRVVNTLGFPIDGKGPIGGDLYEMPLERKAPGVIFRQPVTEPLQTGIKAVDAMIPVGRGQRELVIGDRQTGKSTVCIDTILNQKEFYDAGKPVFCIYVAIGQKASTVAGIAKMLEEKGAMAYTVIVAANASDPAPMQVYAPFAGAAIGEYFRDSGRPALIVYDDLSKQAVAYREVSLLLRRPPGREAYPGDVFYLHSRLLERACKVIADNGIAKNMNDLPDSIKSIVKGGGSLTALPIIETQAGDVSAYIPTNVISITDGQIFLDGDLFNSGVRPAINVGISVSRVGGNAQIKSMKKVSGTLKLDQAQFRELEAFAKFGSDLDSVTLNVIEKGKRNVEILKQGLNDPYPVENQVAIIYAGSKNLLKSVPVNKVKEFEADFLAYLNSKHKDTLNALKAGKLDDNITDVIEKAAKEISAKYI
- the atpE gene encoding ATP synthase F0 subunit C; amino-acid sequence: MVLAGIGAGLAVIGAGLGIGKIGGSAMDAIARQPEAAGKIQTAMIIAAALIEGVALFAVVVALIAK
- a CDS encoding polymer-forming cytoskeletal protein, with protein sequence MFDKVKKNGTELLGKTNRIVEGTSIIGDIVSKADFRLDGELIGNFTSQGKLVIGVSGSIKGEIVCNNADIEGEFQGKIKVLEVLNIKATARIHGEVAVGKLSIEPGADFTATCTMLTNTTKEVTLKDGKGAQEELKQ
- a CDS encoding F0F1 ATP synthase subunit B; the protein is MQLTSPESLIFWTTIIFIVFFILLAKFAWKPILGAVKSREESINNALASAEAARLEMQNLTADNERILKEARAERDAMLKEAREMKEQMIADSKNEAQEQGQKLIAQAKLAIENEKNAAMAELKSQVSTLSLSIAEKLLKDELSNKESQTKLVEKMLGDVKLN
- the atpB gene encoding F0F1 ATP synthase subunit A, translated to MIISNKPVQYLLVSLLALTSSINFASTPVDTVSVKHETVESTEASHATSGHGESVGHEIEKEFNASELINSHIGDSHDFHIADWDGHPISFSLPVILWTNSGLEIFSSAKFHHDNTGEHIVDINGQKLVRYKEIIFYADKFEEMTADQRDNGAFAFDARPLDFSITKNVFSMLMSAIILFFLFFAVARSYKKNPNAPKGLAGFLEPLVTFVRDEIAVPNIGTKKAGKYMPYLLTIFFFIWINNLIGLIPFFPFSSNLTGNIYFTFVMAFITFIVTTLSGNKSYWGHIFNTPGVPVWLAPIMIPVEIIGMLTKPFALMIRLFANITAGHIIILSLVSLIFIFKSIAVGPVAGAFVLFMSVLEMLVAALQAYVFTLLSALFIGQAVEEHDHH
- the atpH gene encoding ATP synthase F1 subunit delta encodes the protein MASTRAAIRYAQAILDLANSKGVAEAVSNDMKSIASTIGSNLELSTFIQSPTKVEVKESALLEVFANINGVTKGLFHLLFENKRFEILEAIALEYNKLFDESNGVEVAKVTTAIPMDAALEAKVLAKIATLSDKKITIENIVDPSIIGGFILRIGDQQYNASVANRLQVLKRELSN
- a CDS encoding AtpZ/AtpI family protein, giving the protein MEKEPKKNSNNNKWLVFINIPIQMGVIIFIFSYAGVKLDQKYSNGGSLWTIIFSLFSVFLALYNVLRQVKNLNK